GGACCACCAGGGACCGGGAAGTCTAGTTTGATTGCAGCAATGGCTAATTATCTGAAGTTTAATGTTTATGATTTGGAGTTGACAGATTTGAAGTGTAACTCGGAGCTGAGGAAGCTGCTGATTGCAACTGAGAATCGGTCAATTTTGGTAGTGGAGGATATTGATTGCAGCATTCAGTTGCACGACAGGGTGAGCGGAGCTAAAGCAGTAAAGCCTAATGCAGAACAAAAATCTGATAAAGAAAAACAATCCAGCAAGGTCAGTTTTTCGAACTAGAAAACTATGGTAGTACTCTGTGTTAATTTGATTGAACTAAGATTTGGAATATCTGGAAACGTTCGTGTGCAGGTGACATTGTCAGGTTTTCTGAATTTCATAGATGGATTATGGTCAAGTTGCGGAGATGAGAGAATCATAATATTTACAACGAATCACAAAGAGAAGCTGGACCCTGCATTGCTACGTCCTGGGAGAATGGACATGCACATTCACATGTCTTATTGCACTCCATGTGGCTTCAGACTTCTAGCTCATAATTACCTTGAGGTTAAAGATCATAATCTTTTTGAAGAGATTGAGGACTTGATTCAAATTACAGAGGTGACTCCTGCTGAAGTAGCTGAACAACTACTAAAGAGTGATGATCCTGATGCCTCGCTTGCTAGCCTGATTAGTTTTCTTCACACAAAGAGAAAGGACAATGAAGAGGCAAAGGCCATGGACAAGAAAGCAACAGAGGAGGTTGCTGAATCAGTTTCACAGGAGGATGACGATGACAAAGAAGATGACAATGAAGAGGAAGataaagatgaagatgaagatgacgaTGACCCAGGAGGTGATCAAAATTGAGGAAAAGAGAATATTCAGACACTGGAAGTTTAATGTGTTAGCTGTTTCCATATCTATTAAGTATTATTCAGTTTTGTGCTACTATTGTAAACACCTTCTTTTCCGGTCTAAACACTATTATTACCTATATAGTTTGAAGAACACTTACAGGACATATGTCACCTCTTACTCCGGCTGCTAATAGTCTAATACAACTATGTCTAAATGTTATCAAACCCTTTCTTCCCCTTCGTATCCCCATGTAGAATATTTAAAGTTTATTAAGGAAGGAGCAAAAATTAAACCAAGAAAATTCAGGTCCTGTCATCATGTCTTCTTCCTACTCATATCAGTCTTAAATCTTTATGCTAATAGTAATTGTAGTTACCCCTGCTAGTCAGGAGTCAGGATTACTATGCGACTTATTTCAGAAAAGCAAATGTCTTCGTGCTCTCATAAAACCAAACTGTTTTTATCAGCATCTTTTATTTTCGCCTAAAACAGAACTGGAGCCAAATCTCTAGGCAACTAATACTCGTATTAATATGAGGTAAGTCAAGAAAGAAGTACGAAGTATAGATAAGGCCGACAAAGCAACAGAAGAGGTGGCTGAATCAGGAACAGAGGGCCGGAGGCAGGGGAAGATATCCACAAAGGTGATCAGAATTAAGGAAGAAAGAATTTGGTAACTAGAACTTAAGTGGATTAACTGTTACATCGACTAAGAGCCACCATTATTAAGTTTTACGCTACTGTGGATAACACAGACTATAAATTCAACAACCCTATATTCTCTTTTAGTTTGTAGCTTATCAATAGGTGTTAAGAATTGATAAGGTCTTAGGGACCAAGGGTCATGCATGAAATGATGGTCTGACACTGACTAATCAGATTACAAGACTTGCTTATTGCCTGATTTACACGCACCAGAGGAGTATTCAAATCATGCTATCCAGATGCAAATTGAAATTTCAAAGCTGCCCACAGTGAACTCATACTGAGCTTCCTAGAACTACAAATGAAACTTACTACCTTCACCAAGTCAATGCTGGAACTATAACAAGCATTCGAAAATCATATTTAACCGATGATCTTCTGCAGGTTTTAACCATAAGCCACGCTTAACATTTTAAACTAGAAAGTAGCAAAATGTCATCAACAACGGGATCCAACATTGCAATGGCCAAGACCATCGTATCCACCATTGGAACTATTGCTGCCACGGCTATGGTGGCACGTAGCATAGCCCGAGATTACGTGCCCCCTGAAATCCAGAATTACTTTTACCTCGGCCTCCACAACTTTTTCAGACGCTTCTCCAATCAACTCACTATGGTGAtcaatgagtatgatgggatcGTCAGCAAtgaaatctatgatgctgcggtGGTCTACGTAGGATCAAAAGTATCTCCCAACACGCGTCGTCTTAAAATCACTAAACCAAAACAAGAAAACAACATCTCACTCACCATGGAGCGTGATGAAAAGGTGATTGATACGTTCAATGGTGTCGAATTCAAGTGGACTTGGGTGTGCCAACAAATGGAACAATCCAATACATACTACTATCGTAACCAGACGAGATCATTTCGATCTGAAGTCAAATTTTTCGAGCTCAATTTTcacaaaaaacacaaacaacaagctCTCAATTCATACTTgctatttgttttaaaagaagCTAAAAACAAGAAGCAAGAGGTCAAAACATTAAAGATATTCACTCTTCACTCGGAAGACCATTTTTCATCGTCGGATAGCTGGCAATCAGTTAGTCTTGATCATCCAGCAACATTCGAGACACTTGCGATGGATGTAGACCTCAAGGAGACAGTGATGAAAGATTTAGAGAGGTTCGTGGCGCGGAAAGAGAAGTATAAGAAAGTCGGAAAGGCTTGGAAAAGAGGCTACTTATTGTATGGACCGCCCGGGACAGGGAAATCTAGCCTAATTGCAGCCATggctaattatttaaaatttgacatATATGATTTGGAGTTGACGGATTTGAGACGTAACTCGGAGCTCAGGAAGCTACTGATTGCAACCGCGAACCGGTCCATTTTGGTGGTGGAGGATATCGATTGCAATATTGAGTTGCAAGACAGAGTGAGTGCAAAATCCGAAGACAAAAAGCCTCACCGCCGAGAAGAAAACAGGGTCAGTCTTTTCTATAGCTTTGTTATTCATATTCAGTTAATTAATCTTGTTAGTATGTTTTTCGAAAGGTTttgtaatttttgaaaaatgtacATGTGCAGGTCACGCTATCAGGTTTTCTGAATTTCATAGATGGACTATGGTCAAGTTGTGGAGACGAGAGGATCATAATATTTACGACGAATCACAAGGAGAAGCTGGACCCGGCTTTGTTACGCCCTGGTCGAATGGATATGCACATCCACATGTCGTACTGCACTCCATGCCAGGGGCGGACCCAGGATTCTAAATCTACTGGGGCtggagttttaaaaaaaaaattcacgaaTTCAATGAAGAGATAAACAAGTAAACTAACATATACATGTAAATCAAAGCCACAAAATTCAGccattttattgaataatacaGTAACATATGTAAAAAGCAAGTAATAACATACTAGTTTCAacgaaaaacaaaagaaaatttactCACATCATTTGAGTTGTACCCGGCGATTCTTTTGAGCGTAAAATTCATCTATCACCTCATCCACATCAATGTTTTCAGCATACTCCCTCTCAATGTTAATAAGCATAGAGTCTCTCAAATA
This genomic window from Daucus carota subsp. sativus chromosome 7, DH1 v3.0, whole genome shotgun sequence contains:
- the LOC108195294 gene encoding AAA-ATPase At3g50940 gives rise to the protein MAPRTKSKLSTTKTIISALGTVAATAMVARSLAQDYLPSEVKDYLKSGLESFLSRFNNEVTMVINEYEGYENNAIYEAALVYLQSKVSTSARRLRVNKAEEEQSFSLGMEHNQEVIDTFNGAQFKWAWVRDLRHSTQYNYHHGKSEYRYFELSFHYKHREEALEFYLPFVMKEAKEKKQANRTLKIFTIDTEDDTWESVNLDHPSTFETLAMDVELKEAVMRDLDMFVKRKEKYKRIGKAWKRGYLLYGPPGTGKSSLIAAMANYLKFNVYDLELTDLKCNSELRKLLIATENRSILVVEDIDCSIQLHDRVSGAKAVKPNAEQKSDKEKQSSKVTLSGFLNFIDGLWSSCGDERIIIFTTNHKEKLDPALLRPGRMDMHIHMSYCTPCGFRLLAHNYLEVKDHNLFEEIEDLIQITEVTPAEVAEQLLKSDDPDASLASLISFLHTKRKDNEEAKAMDKKATEEVAESVSQEDDDDKEDDNEEEDKDEDEDDDDPGGDQN
- the LOC108193582 gene encoding AAA-ATPase At3g50940 — encoded protein: MSSTTGSNIAMAKTIVSTIGTIAATAMVARSIARDYVPPEIQNYFYLGLHNFFRRFSNQLTMVINEYDGIVSNEIYDAAVVYVGSKVSPNTRRLKITKPKQENNISLTMERDEKVIDTFNGVEFKWTWVCQQMEQSNTYYYRNQTRSFRSEVKFFELNFHKKHKQQALNSYLLFVLKEAKNKKQEVKTLKIFTLHSEDHFSSSDSWQSVSLDHPATFETLAMDVDLKETVMKDLERFVARKEKYKKVGKAWKRGYLLYGPPGTGKSSLIAAMANYLKFDIYDLELTDLRRNSELRKLLIATANRSILVVEDIDCNIELQDRVSAKSEDKKPHRREENRVTLSGFLNFIDGLWSSCGDERIIIFTTNHKEKLDPALLRPGRMDMHIHMSYCTPCGFRLLAGNYLGVEDHKLFREIEELILTTEVTPAEVAEHLLKSDEPDVSLAGLISFVHTKRKENEKAELENATDKVAESVPEAGQDGEKHDQHKENGEIQKPRV